In the Mastacembelus armatus chromosome 17, fMasArm1.2, whole genome shotgun sequence genome, one interval contains:
- the adcyap1b gene encoding adenylate cyclase activating polypeptide 1b isoform X1: MASSSKATLILLIYGILMHYSVFCTPIGLSYPKIRLENDAFDEDGNSLSDIGFDSDQIAIRSPPSLNDDAYTLYYPPEKRSERHAEEELDRALREILGQLTARHYLHSLMTIRAGDDNSMEDESEPLSKRHSDGMFTDSYSRYRKQMAVQKYLAAVLGRRYRQRVRNKGRRLAYL, translated from the exons ATGGCCAGTTCGAGTAAAGCGACTTTAATCTTGCTCATCTACGGAATCTTAATGCACTACAGCGTCTTCTGCACACCTATCGGACTAAGTTACCCTAAGATTAG ACTTGAAAACGACGCCTTCGATGAGGATGGCAATTCATTATCCGACATCGGTTTTGATAGCGATCAGATTGCTATACGAAGTCCACCATCCCTAAACGATGACGCGTACACCCTATACTACCCACCAGAGAAGAG ATCAGAAAGGCATGCTGAGGAAGAATTAGATAGAGCCTTGAGGGAGATCCTGGGTCAGTTAACAGCGAGACATTATCTGCATTCTCTGATGACAATTCGTGCAGG tgatgaTAACAGCATGGAGGACGAGTCAGAGCCCCTTTCCAAAAGACACTCAGATGGGATGTTCACCGACAGCTACAGCCGCTATAGAAAGCAGATGGCCGTGCAGAAATACCTGGCAGCGGTTCTGGGAAGAAGGTACAGACAGAGAGTTAGGAACAAAGGACGTCGACTTGCTTATTTGTAG
- the adcyap1b gene encoding adenylate cyclase activating polypeptide 1b isoform X2 encodes MASSSKATLILLIYGILMHYSVFCTPIGLSYPKIRLENDAFDEDGNSLSDIGFDSDQIAIRSPPSLNDDAYTLYYPPEKSDDNSMEDESEPLSKRHSDGMFTDSYSRYRKQMAVQKYLAAVLGRRYRQRVRNKGRRLAYL; translated from the exons ATGGCCAGTTCGAGTAAAGCGACTTTAATCTTGCTCATCTACGGAATCTTAATGCACTACAGCGTCTTCTGCACACCTATCGGACTAAGTTACCCTAAGATTAG ACTTGAAAACGACGCCTTCGATGAGGATGGCAATTCATTATCCGACATCGGTTTTGATAGCGATCAGATTGCTATACGAAGTCCACCATCCCTAAACGATGACGCGTACACCCTATACTACCCACCAGAGAAGAG tgatgaTAACAGCATGGAGGACGAGTCAGAGCCCCTTTCCAAAAGACACTCAGATGGGATGTTCACCGACAGCTACAGCCGCTATAGAAAGCAGATGGCCGTGCAGAAATACCTGGCAGCGGTTCTGGGAAGAAGGTACAGACAGAGAGTTAGGAACAAAGGACGTCGACTTGCTTATTTGTAG